In Astyanax mexicanus isolate ESR-SI-001 chromosome 5, AstMex3_surface, whole genome shotgun sequence, a single window of DNA contains:
- the cxcr4a gene encoding C-X-C chemokine receptor type 4a yields the protein MSYYEHIIFEDSVYQDNSSESESGSGDLGADFDVPCDRALSHELQARVLPAVYGIIFALGLVGNGLVLLVMGCQRGARSMTDRYRLHLSVADLLFVLSLPFWAVDAAQGWRFGSFMCVAVHAVYTVNLYGSVLLLAFISVDRYLAVARATSSRSARRLLAERVVYVGAWLPAALLTAPDLAFATAEEDLSVIEGEDARVVCARVYPSDSASVWSVAFRLQHVLVGFALPGAVLLACYCVVAARLARGPATVGAQKRRALRTTVALVACFFACWMPYCTAILIDTLVSLGVLAHTCERQRALERWICATEALAYFHCCLNPILYAFLGATFKRSARNALTGGRSSSIKILPKKKGGVSTSTESESSSFHSS from the exons ATGTCTTATTACGAA CACATCATCTTTGAAGACAGTGTCTACCAGGACAACTCCTCGGAGTCAGAGTCTGGCTCGGGCGACTTGGGCGCAGACTTCGATGTACCATGTGACCGAGCGCTTAGCCATGAGCTGCAGGCACGCGTGCTGCCAGCAGTCTACGGTATCATCTTTGCCCTGGGCCTGGTGGGTAACGGCCTGGTGCTGTTGGTGATGGGGTGCCAACGAGGGGCTCGCAGCATGACGGACCGCTATCGCCTTCACCTGTCGGTGGCTGACCTGCTCTTTGTGCTGTCACTGCCGTTCTGGGCTGTGGACGCGGCGCAAGGCTGGCGCTTTGGCAGCTTTATGTGTGTGGCGGTTCATGCCGTGTACACAGTGAACCTGTATGGCAGCGTGCTGCTGCTGGCCTTCATCAGCGTAGACCGCTACCTAGCCGTGGCACGTGCCACCAGCAGCCGTAGTGCACGCCGCCTGCTGGCTGAGCGAGTGGTTTACGTGGGCGCATGGCTGCCTGCCGCACTGCTCACCGCACCTGACCTGGCATTCGCCACTGCTGAGGAGGACTTGAGTGTGATTGAAGGGGAGGATGCGCGAGTTGTCTGCGCACGCGTATATCCATCGGACTCAGCGTCTGTGTGGTCCGTGGCCTTCCGGCTGCAGCACGTGCTCGTGGGCTTTGCCCTGCCTGGTGCCGTACTCCTCGCCTGCTACTGCGTAGTGGCTGCACGCCTGGCACGAGGACCTGCCACTGTGGGTGCACAAAAGAGACGTGCACTGCGCACAACCGTGGCACTGGTGGCGTGCTTCTTTGCCTGCTGGATGCCTTATTGCACCGCCATCCTCATCGACACCCTTGTGTCGCTGGGTGTTCTTGCACACACATGTGAGCGTCAGCGGGCACTCGAGCGCTGGATCTGCGCCACGGAGGCTCTGGCCTACTTCCACTGCTGCCTCAACCCCATCCTTTACGCCTTCCTTGGCGCCACGTTCAAGAGGTCTGCACGAAATGCGCTCACGGGTGGGCGGAGCTCCAGCATCAAGATCTTACCTAAGAAGAAAGGGGGCGTGTCCACATCCACGGAGTCTGAGTCGTCCAGTTTTCACTCTAgttaa